In Mytilus edulis chromosome 13, xbMytEdul2.2, whole genome shotgun sequence, a single window of DNA contains:
- the LOC139501248 gene encoding uncharacterized protein, whose amino-acid sequence MYDTGLGPAEVNRYLANLNINGMSQSAFKKREKEVYEPIRKVAQNSLDTSLEEEKSKSPVIEDSENGEDVSLVTVKYDMGWQKRGSGRKYDSKSGVGTLIGDQTGKVVGRGIRSSDCRVCTYWEAKHVEPQEHKCTRNWFGSAKGMEPDVGARLIEDIETKNCQVSTVIMDDDTTTMARIRRTIQHPIKKLSDTNHIKSQFNNKLWNLKNTFKNDLTKPAITHLNRCFSYALYSNRNNPESMSNDLQAIVPHLYKEHDLCNQKWCSYKRNPNKYKPTVSLDSLPLRKKLAEIIGEYTSNDNIEKISPCASTKEVESFHSMLANKAPKAKHLCSSSSLECRVDCTVAQKNISYGYISQVYEECGLSPGKITEKSSEKLTDKRKYQNDYKNSAVNKRRKLFRKQIIKEKETVVEMREGDTYKKSIDLEQPTLIDIDFISDPLTTPLLETFDVKIDNMSVVYFDLETTSLANDCDIIQISAIEKSSEFNQYITPSQCISRQASSVTGLSVWNNTLVYYGQRVDQCIPQKAFQNFICWLEKFPSQIILVGHNCRRFDAPRLIRSLSQYNLSTSFQKKVIGFMDTLSFFRNKYPHLKCHKQEFLAENLLQKQYQAHNASEDVRILQSILNHAQPSETEISENSFSTESLIRNIASVKQTNQRYLTLQGLVDKKIITKCMAKKIAESGLDMAQLLAAYRRDAVCGIQRIFSEKKVDNKPRVTACKRIASGICSFLSNGEK is encoded by the exons ATGTATGACACTGGTCTTGGACCTGCAGAAGTAAACAGATATTTagctaatttaaatataaatgggaTGTCACAATCTGCTTTcaagaaaagagaaaaagaagTGTACGAGCCTATAAGAAAAGTTGCACAAAATTCACTAGATACTTCTTTAGAGGAGGAGAAGAGCAAATCTCCAGTAATAGAAGATAG TGAAAATGGTGAAGATGTTAGTCTGGTAACTGTCAAGTATGATATGGGGTGGCAAAAGAGAGGCTCCGGAAGAAAATACGACTCCAAATCAGGCGTTGGAACTTTAATCGGCGACCAAACAGGAAAGGTTGTAGGAAGGGGTATTCGGTCAAGCGATTGTAGAGTTTGTACCTATTGGGAAGCAAAACATGTTGAGCCACAGGAACACAAATGCACCCGCAATTGGTTTGGTTCTGCTAAGGGAATGGAACCTGACGTCGGCGCAAGACTAATAGAGgatattgaaacaaaaaattgtcaGGTTTCGACTGTTATTATGGATGACGACACTACAACCATGGCACGCATAAGACGAACAATCCAACATCCTATAAAAAAATTGAGTGATACGAACCATATCAAATCACAATTTAACAACAAACTATGGAACTTAAAGAATACCTTTAAAAATGATTTAACTAAACCTGCAATAACCCATCTCAATAGGTGTTTTTCTTATGCTCTTTATTCAAACAGAAATAATCCGGAATCCATGAGTAATGACTTACAAGCTATTGTACCTCATCTTTATAAAGAACATGACCTCTGCAATCAGAAATGGTGTTCATACAAAAGAAATCCTAATAAGTACAAACCCACGGTATCTCTTGATAGCCTTCCTCTTCGTAAAAAACTGGCTGAAATCATTGGGGAATACACCTCTAATGACAATATTGAGAAAATATCCCCCTGTGCATCCACAAAAGAGGTTGAATCGTTTCACAGCATGCTAGCCAACAAAGCACCTAAGGCGAAACATTTATGCTCATCGTCAAGTTTGGAATGTCGGGTTGACTGCACTGTTGCTCAAAAAAATATATCGTATGGTTATATATCACAGGTATATGAAGAGTGTGGTCTTTCACCaggtaaaataacagaaaaatcgTCAGAAAAACTTACGgataaaagaaaataccaaaatgaTTATAAGAATTCAGCAGTTAATAAACGGAGAAAACTATTTCGGAAACAGATTATAAAAGAGAAGGAAACAGTAGTGGAGATGAGGGAAGGTGACACGTACAAAAAATCTATTGATTTAGAACAACCGACCCTAATAGACATTGATTTCATATCTGATCCCTTGACAACCCCTTTATTAGAAACATTTGATGTCAAAATTGATAATATGTCAGTTGTTTACTTTGACTTAGAAACAACATCACTAGCCAATGATTGTGATATAATCCAAATTTCAGCCATTGAAAAGTCTTCAGAATTCAATCAGTACATTACTCCATCACAGTGTATAAGTAGACAGGCATCATCCGTTACAGGACTATCAGTGTGGAACAACACACTTGTATATTATGGTCAGCGGGTAGATCAATGCATTCCACAAAAagcatttcaaaattttatatgctGGCTAGAGAAATTTCCCTCTCAGATTATTTTAGTTGGACATAATTGCCGACGTTTTGATGCCCCAAGACTAATTAGATCCCTGTCTCAATATAATCTAAGCACATCATTTCAAAAGAAAGTAATCGGCTTTATGGATACACTATCTTTTTTCAGGAACAAGTATCCTCATCTAAAGTGCCACAAGCAGGAATTTTTGGCtgaaaatttattacaaaagcaATACCAGGCACACAATGCTTCTGAGGATGTTAGAATCTTACAATCTATTCTTAACCATGCACAACCATCAGAAACAGAGATCTCAGAAAATTCTTTTAGTACAGAATCCCTAATCAGAAATATTGCTTCTGTCAAACAGACAAACCAAAGATATTTAACACTGCAAGGGCTTGTggataaaaaaatcataacaaaatgTATGGCAAAAAAAATAGCCGAGAGTGGTCTTGATATGGCTCAACTGTTAGCAGCGTACCGTCGCGATGCGGTATGTGGGATTCAGCGTATATTTTCTGAGAAAAAGGTTGACAATAAACCAAGAGTAACAGCATGCAAGCGTATAGCTTCCGGAATCTGTAGTTTTCTGTCCAACGGAGAGAAGTAA